A region from the Nematostella vectensis chromosome 13, jaNemVect1.1, whole genome shotgun sequence genome encodes:
- the LOC125559060 gene encoding uncharacterized protein LOC125559060 isoform X1 has protein sequence MVSFALHFNERVEPEEIDHKKIQRALKAKDDGDVSDSAYHELKMVAGSSLPSLYGIQKERKAQNAIIPITEFEGNAKGCSRSIKDILSYSSDVIGNAGGNVITLWFSGDGRKTTKKLGSVMTTFCFPAENSVKRSPEREYCISIYDGKESYDILKATLRGVFDEMKALGRTGILVNGLEYTIDWVMCADWKFMACILGINSPCALYFCIWCECSKRMIRDFSIPQWPITRTLNQCRARVGCPNAKGVQCLPLVDIEFTKVIPDTLHLKLRIMGKLLNQVACWAIEQNVKKAMEEAIEALGVRFCFYDVQDDSGKTTTKWSSLDCDGLETIIRGLDIHAFLGDMENKSITSLDCLTKAQLVEECRKFHLRSTGTKDFLRATLKDHLDRNNIVFEPSSTPTCEKTILSISELTQVWKSLMVLTDALGANPGDEAYLRADAFQEKARQWGTKFRKATFDEDVIPYIHVLVYHVPQFLEIHGTIHQFNCQTVEKKNHMQNKTFHRGSQKGGKNSNYTVQSRVILGCTKLELIEQCMSNQPQFLILGAKNGKLFSCYLTTVGVPSIHG, from the exons ATGGTCAGTTTTGCCCTACATTTCAATGAGAGGGTTGAGCCTGAGGAGATTGACCATAAAAAGATCCAAAGAGCTCTCAAG gccaaagatgatggtgatgtttctGACTCAGCATACCATGAGCTAAAGATGGTAGCTGGGTCCAGCTTGCCATCACTGTATGGGATacagaaagagagaaaagCTCAAAATGCAATCATTCCTATTACAGAATTTGAAGGG AATGCAAAAGGATGTTCAAGATCCATCAAGGACATTCTAAGTTATAGTTCAGATGTCATTGGAAATGCAGGGGGCAATGTTATAACCCTTTGGTTTTCTGGTGATGGTAGAAAAACCACCAAAAAACTTGGGAGTGTTATGACAACCTTCTGCTTTCCAGCAGAAAACTCTGTTAAAAGAAGCCCAGAAAGGGAATACTGTATATCTATATATGATG gCAAGGAGTCATATGACATCCTAAAGGCGACCTTGAGAGGGGTTTTTGATGAGATGAAGGCCCTAGGGAGAACTGGCATTCTTGTTAATGGCCTTGAATACACTATTGATTG GGTGATGTGTGCTGACTGGAAGTTCATGGCGTGTATTCTCGGAATTAATAGTCCCTGTGCCTTGTACTTCTGCATTTGGTGCGAATGCAGCAAAAGGATGATCAGAGACTTTTCTA TCCCACAATGGCCCATAACCAGAACCTTAAACCAGTGCCGTGCACGTGTTGGGTGTCCAAATGCCAAGGGAGTTCAATGTTTACCTCTCGTGGACATTGAATTTACCAAGGTCATACCCGACACCCTGCACCTCAAATTGAGGATCATGGGAAAACTTCTCAACCAG GTTGCTTGCTGGGCTATAGAGCAGAATGTTAAAAAAGCCATGGAAGAAGCAATAGAAGCTTtgg GTGTGAGGTTTTGTTTCTATGATGTCCAGGATGACAGTGGCAAAACCACAACCAAGTGGAGCTCTTTGGATT GTGATGGTTTGGAAACTATCATTAGGGGGCTTGATATCCATGCCTTCCTAGGAGACATGGAGAACAAGTCCATCACCAGCCTTGACTGTCTGACCAAAGCCCAGCTAGTGGAGGAATGTAGGAAGTTCCATCTGAGGTCGACAGGCACCAAGGACTTCCTACGTGCCACACTCAAGGATCATCTTGACCGCAACAACATAGTGTTTGAg CCATCGTCCACTCCcacttgtgagaaaacaattctTAGCATATCAGAGCTGACACAAGTGTGGAAAAGTTTGATGGTCCTCACTGATGCTCTTGGGGCAAATCCTGGAGATGAAGCATATCTTCGAGCAGATGCTTTTCAAGAAAAGGCCCGCCAATGGGGAACCAAATTTAGAAAGGCCACGTTTGATGAG GATGTAATTCCATATATACATG TTCTTGTTTATCATGTCCCCCAATTTTTGGAGATTCATGGCACGATCCACCAGTTCAATTGCCAGACAGTGGAAAAGAAAAACCACATGCAGAACAAGACATTCCACAGGGGTAGCCAGAAAGGGGGGAAAAATAGCAACTACACTGTACAG TCCCGTGTCATTCTCGGGTGTACGAAATTGGAGCTCATCGAACAGTGCATGTCGAATCAGCCACAATTCCTTATCCTCGGAGCAAAGAATGGGAAGCTTTTCTCTTGCTACCTCACTACTGTCGGGGTTCCCAGCATTCACGGCTAA
- the LOC125559060 gene encoding uncharacterized protein LOC125559060 isoform X3, with product MVSFALHFNERVEPEEIDHKKIQRALKNAKGCSRSIKDILSYSSDVIGNAGGNVITLWFSGDGRKTTKKLGSVMTTFCFPAENSVKRSPEREYCISIYDGKESYDILKATLRGVFDEMKALGRTGILVNGLEYTIDWVMCADWKFMACILGINSPCALYFCIWCECSKRMIRDFSIPQWPITRTLNQCRARVGCPNAKGVQCLPLVDIEFTKVIPDTLHLKLRIMGKLLNQVACWAIEQNVKKAMEEAIEALGVRFCFYDVQDDSGKTTTKWSSLDCDGLETIIRGLDIHAFLGDMENKSITSLDCLTKAQLVEECRKFHLRSTGTKDFLRATLKDHLDRNNIVFEPSSTPTCEKTILSISELTQVWKSLMVLTDALGANPGDEAYLRADAFQEKARQWGTKFRKATFDEDVIPYIHVLVYHVPQFLEIHGTIHQFNCQTVEKKNHMQNKTFHRGSQKGGKNSNYTVQSRVILGCTKLELIEQCMSNQPQFLILGAKNGKLFSCYLTTVGVPSIHG from the exons ATGGTCAGTTTTGCCCTACATTTCAATGAGAGGGTTGAGCCTGAGGAGATTGACCATAAAAAGATCCAAAGAGCTCTCAAG AATGCAAAAGGATGTTCAAGATCCATCAAGGACATTCTAAGTTATAGTTCAGATGTCATTGGAAATGCAGGGGGCAATGTTATAACCCTTTGGTTTTCTGGTGATGGTAGAAAAACCACCAAAAAACTTGGGAGTGTTATGACAACCTTCTGCTTTCCAGCAGAAAACTCTGTTAAAAGAAGCCCAGAAAGGGAATACTGTATATCTATATATGATG gCAAGGAGTCATATGACATCCTAAAGGCGACCTTGAGAGGGGTTTTTGATGAGATGAAGGCCCTAGGGAGAACTGGCATTCTTGTTAATGGCCTTGAATACACTATTGATTG GGTGATGTGTGCTGACTGGAAGTTCATGGCGTGTATTCTCGGAATTAATAGTCCCTGTGCCTTGTACTTCTGCATTTGGTGCGAATGCAGCAAAAGGATGATCAGAGACTTTTCTA TCCCACAATGGCCCATAACCAGAACCTTAAACCAGTGCCGTGCACGTGTTGGGTGTCCAAATGCCAAGGGAGTTCAATGTTTACCTCTCGTGGACATTGAATTTACCAAGGTCATACCCGACACCCTGCACCTCAAATTGAGGATCATGGGAAAACTTCTCAACCAG GTTGCTTGCTGGGCTATAGAGCAGAATGTTAAAAAAGCCATGGAAGAAGCAATAGAAGCTTtgg GTGTGAGGTTTTGTTTCTATGATGTCCAGGATGACAGTGGCAAAACCACAACCAAGTGGAGCTCTTTGGATT GTGATGGTTTGGAAACTATCATTAGGGGGCTTGATATCCATGCCTTCCTAGGAGACATGGAGAACAAGTCCATCACCAGCCTTGACTGTCTGACCAAAGCCCAGCTAGTGGAGGAATGTAGGAAGTTCCATCTGAGGTCGACAGGCACCAAGGACTTCCTACGTGCCACACTCAAGGATCATCTTGACCGCAACAACATAGTGTTTGAg CCATCGTCCACTCCcacttgtgagaaaacaattctTAGCATATCAGAGCTGACACAAGTGTGGAAAAGTTTGATGGTCCTCACTGATGCTCTTGGGGCAAATCCTGGAGATGAAGCATATCTTCGAGCAGATGCTTTTCAAGAAAAGGCCCGCCAATGGGGAACCAAATTTAGAAAGGCCACGTTTGATGAG GATGTAATTCCATATATACATG TTCTTGTTTATCATGTCCCCCAATTTTTGGAGATTCATGGCACGATCCACCAGTTCAATTGCCAGACAGTGGAAAAGAAAAACCACATGCAGAACAAGACATTCCACAGGGGTAGCCAGAAAGGGGGGAAAAATAGCAACTACACTGTACAG TCCCGTGTCATTCTCGGGTGTACGAAATTGGAGCTCATCGAACAGTGCATGTCGAATCAGCCACAATTCCTTATCCTCGGAGCAAAGAATGGGAAGCTTTTCTCTTGCTACCTCACTACTGTCGGGGTTCCCAGCATTCACGGCTAA
- the LOC125559060 gene encoding uncharacterized protein LOC125559060 isoform X2, whose translation MVSFALHFNERVEPEEIDHKKIQRALKAKDDGDVSDSAYHELKMVAGSSLPSLYGIQKERKAQNAIIPITEFEGNAKGCSRSIKDILSYSSDVIGNAGGNVITLWFSGDGRKTTKKLGSVMTTFCFPAENSVKRSPEREYCISIYDGKESYDILKATLRGVFDEMKALGRTGILVNGLEYTIDWVMCADWKFMACILGINSPCALYFCIWCECSKRMIRDFSIPQWPITRTLNQCRARVGCPNAKGVQCLPLVDIEFTKVIPDTLHLKLRIMGKLLNQVACWAIEQNVKKAMEEAIEALGVRFCFYDVQDDSGKTTTKWSSLDCDGLETIIRGLDIHAFLGDMENKSITSLDCLTKAQLVEECRKFHLRSTGTKDFLRATLKDHLDRNNIVFEPSSTPTCEKTILSISELTQVWKSLMVLTDALGANPGDEAYLRADAFQEKARQWGTKFRKATFDEDVIPYIHVLVYHVPQFLEIHGTIHQFNCQTVEKKNHMQNKTFHRGSQKGGKNSNYTVQIMERENRKLFSRENNLERVKRKYQKQ comes from the exons ATGGTCAGTTTTGCCCTACATTTCAATGAGAGGGTTGAGCCTGAGGAGATTGACCATAAAAAGATCCAAAGAGCTCTCAAG gccaaagatgatggtgatgtttctGACTCAGCATACCATGAGCTAAAGATGGTAGCTGGGTCCAGCTTGCCATCACTGTATGGGATacagaaagagagaaaagCTCAAAATGCAATCATTCCTATTACAGAATTTGAAGGG AATGCAAAAGGATGTTCAAGATCCATCAAGGACATTCTAAGTTATAGTTCAGATGTCATTGGAAATGCAGGGGGCAATGTTATAACCCTTTGGTTTTCTGGTGATGGTAGAAAAACCACCAAAAAACTTGGGAGTGTTATGACAACCTTCTGCTTTCCAGCAGAAAACTCTGTTAAAAGAAGCCCAGAAAGGGAATACTGTATATCTATATATGATG gCAAGGAGTCATATGACATCCTAAAGGCGACCTTGAGAGGGGTTTTTGATGAGATGAAGGCCCTAGGGAGAACTGGCATTCTTGTTAATGGCCTTGAATACACTATTGATTG GGTGATGTGTGCTGACTGGAAGTTCATGGCGTGTATTCTCGGAATTAATAGTCCCTGTGCCTTGTACTTCTGCATTTGGTGCGAATGCAGCAAAAGGATGATCAGAGACTTTTCTA TCCCACAATGGCCCATAACCAGAACCTTAAACCAGTGCCGTGCACGTGTTGGGTGTCCAAATGCCAAGGGAGTTCAATGTTTACCTCTCGTGGACATTGAATTTACCAAGGTCATACCCGACACCCTGCACCTCAAATTGAGGATCATGGGAAAACTTCTCAACCAG GTTGCTTGCTGGGCTATAGAGCAGAATGTTAAAAAAGCCATGGAAGAAGCAATAGAAGCTTtgg GTGTGAGGTTTTGTTTCTATGATGTCCAGGATGACAGTGGCAAAACCACAACCAAGTGGAGCTCTTTGGATT GTGATGGTTTGGAAACTATCATTAGGGGGCTTGATATCCATGCCTTCCTAGGAGACATGGAGAACAAGTCCATCACCAGCCTTGACTGTCTGACCAAAGCCCAGCTAGTGGAGGAATGTAGGAAGTTCCATCTGAGGTCGACAGGCACCAAGGACTTCCTACGTGCCACACTCAAGGATCATCTTGACCGCAACAACATAGTGTTTGAg CCATCGTCCACTCCcacttgtgagaaaacaattctTAGCATATCAGAGCTGACACAAGTGTGGAAAAGTTTGATGGTCCTCACTGATGCTCTTGGGGCAAATCCTGGAGATGAAGCATATCTTCGAGCAGATGCTTTTCAAGAAAAGGCCCGCCAATGGGGAACCAAATTTAGAAAGGCCACGTTTGATGAG GATGTAATTCCATATATACATG TTCTTGTTTATCATGTCCCCCAATTTTTGGAGATTCATGGCACGATCCACCAGTTCAATTGCCAGACAGTGGAAAAGAAAAACCACATGCAGAACAAGACATTCCACAGGGGTAGCCAGAAAGGGGGGAAAAATAGCAACTACACTGTACAG ATCATGGAGAGggaaaacagaaaactgtTCAGTAGGGAAAATAATTTGGAAAGGGTCAagagaaaatatcaaaagcagtga
- the LOC5500685 gene encoding cyclin-dependent kinase 10, whose translation MSTKDEIIQLASLKGGEKKTIPERYMFGSCRPVAEFEKLNRIGEGTYGIVYRAKDTKSGKIVALKKVRMEQERDGIPISGLREITLLLNLRHENIVQLLEVVVGKHLDSLFLSMEYCEQDIASLLDNMSCPFSEAQIKCLMIQLLEGTKYLHEHFIVHRDLKVSNLLLTGKGVLKIADFGLARTFGYPYKPMTPVVVTLWYRSPELLLGAKVHTTAVDMWAVGCIFGELLGNKPLLAGKSEINQLQLIVDLLGTPNDHIWPGYSSLPGVKSISLKHQPYNNLKHKFSWVSQAGLSLLNYMLMYDPCKRATAAESLQSSYFVEKPLPVDADMMPTFPEHRNFKNRSPTEGVEKKDKAHSRGRISRDLFGPDLQRTAKKRKV comes from the exons ATGTCGACAAAGGACGAGATAATTCAGCTGGCTTCACTCAAAGGGGGCGAAAAGAAGACGATTCCAGAGCGCTACATGTTCGGTAGCTGTCGGCCAGTTGCAGAGTTTGAAAAACTCAATCGAATAGGTGAAGGGACCTATGGTATTGTGTATCGTGCGAAGGATACAAAATCAGGGAAAATTGTCGCGTTAAAAAAAGTTCGTATGGAACAAGAGCGGGACGGTATTCCTATCAGCGGGTTGAGGGAGATTACTCTTTTGTTGAACCTCAGACATGAAAATATCGTACAGCTTCTTGAAGTGGTTGTAGGAAAGCACCTCGATAGTTTGTTTTTGTCGATGGAGTATTGTGAACAG GATATAGCAAGTCTTCTAGACAACATGTCCTGTCCATTCTCTGAGGCACAGATAAAATGTCTTATGATTCAACTCCTTGAAGGGACAAAATATCTTCATGAACATTTTATTGTGCACAGAGATCTCAAAGTATCCAACCTTCTACTGACAGGGAAAGGTGTACTAAAGATAG ctGACTTTGGATTAGCCCGAACATTTGGTTACCCTTACAAGCCCATGACACCTGTagtggtcaccctgtggtatCGGTCACCAGAGCTACTCCTGGGAGCAAAAGTCCACACCACTGCTGTTGACATGTGGGCTGTCGGCTGCATCTTTGGAGAGTTGCTAGGCAACAAGCCTCTCCTTGCAGGCAAATCTGAAATCAACCAGCTACAACTAATAGTGGACCTTCTAGGAACTCCTAATGATCATATATGGCCTGGGTACTCAAGTTTACCAGGGGTGAAGAGTATATCCCTAAAACACCAGCCTTATAATAATCTAAAGCATAAGTTCTCATGGGTTAGCCAAGCTGGGCTGTCGTTACTCAACTACATGTTGATGTACGATCCATGTAAACGTGCAACTGCAGCAGAGAGCCTACAGAGTTCTTACTTTGTGGAAAAGCCCCTCCCAGTCGATGCagacatgatgcctacattcCCTGAGCATAGAAATTTCAAGAACAGATCACCCACTGAGGGAGTGGAGAAAAAAGACAAAGCACATTCAAGAGGCAGAATTAGCAGAGACTTGTTTGGCCCTGATCTGCAGAGAACTGCTAAGAAGCGTAAAGTCTAG